Part of the Leucobacter insecticola genome is shown below.
CACAAAGTTCCTGGCGCACTCCTCTTCAATACCGGAAAAGGTCTTGCGGCTCGCGCCGGGACCCATCGAGTGAACGAGATAGTACGCCGCATCAACCCCTGCGCAAGCTGGCAACAGGCGAGCGGTGTCGCGCAGGTCTCCTTCACAGACTTCCACCTGATTGATCCAGGGCACATCTCGAAGTCGACTGGAATCACGAACCAGCACGCGCACCCGATAGCCCGCCTCAAGCAGAAGTGGGACCAGACGACCACCAATGTATCCGCTCGCTCCCGTCACCAATACCCGCGGCGGGAGTGCACCTTTTGTCGAGTTCATGCTCGAAGTGTAGGGCGTATTCAGCCCTGAAAAAAGGGGGTAATGCTGCGAGTTAGACCACTACTTCGCTGGAGGTCAACGCGTTCAGTCGCGACATACAGCGGAGGTATTTCTTGCGGTATCCGCCGTCGAGCATCCCGCCACCGAACACGCTCGTAAGCGGCACTCCAGTCGCTCGGATCGGGATCTGTGCGTCGTACACACGGTCGATGAAGGCGACGAGGCGCAGCGCTGCGGACTGGTCTGTCAGCTCGCGCACCTCGCGGAGCCCGATCGACTGCACACCGTCGAGCATGCCGACGTAACTTGAAGGATGCACGGTTGCCAGGTGCGACACGAGATCTGTGAAGTCGTCGTCGGTCATGCGCTCACCGGAAGCCACCACGTCTGCAAGGGCGAAGCGGTAGGCGTCATCAGAGAGTGTCACGGCCTCCCCCACGAGGTCGCGCTGACGGTAATCGACCCCGTCGATGCGGATCGTGGTGAAGCGATCAGACATGGCCTGAATCTCACGCATGAAATCGGCTGCGGCGAAGCGGCCCTCGCCGAGGGCGTTCGGCGGTGTGTTTGAGGTTGCAACGATACGGGAACCGCTGGACGTGAGATCCTTGATCAGCCGGGTCATGAGCATTGTGTCGCCCGGATCATCGAGCTCAAACTCGTCGATGCAGATCAGTCGGGCACCCTGTAGGACGCCGACGGCGCCGTCGTAGCCGAGTGCTCCGACGAGAGCGGTGTACTCGATGAAGGTGCCGAAGTATTTGCGCCCCGCGGTCGCGTGCCAAGTGGCGGCGAGCAGGTGCGTC
Proteins encoded:
- the zapE gene encoding cell division protein ZapE; its protein translation is MPHDTQHSAARLVDRSPSISGTELVATLVPPRQFDHASFDSYRPDPEYSSQAEARDVLRAFAEPEAPVSRGGLFGFGRKKQAEPQTAAPRRPGVYLDGGFGVGKTHLLAATWHATAGRKYFGTFIEYTALVGALGYDGAVGVLQGARLICIDEFELDDPGDTMLMTRLIKDLTSSGSRIVATSNTPPNALGEGRFAAADFMREIQAMSDRFTTIRIDGVDYRQRDLVGEAVTLSDDAYRFALADVVASGERMTDDDFTDLVSHLATVHPSSYVGMLDGVQSIGLREVRELTDQSAALRLVAFIDRVYDAQIPIRATGVPLTSVFGGGMLDGGYRKKYLRCMSRLNALTSSEVVV